In Amycolatopsis endophytica, the following are encoded in one genomic region:
- a CDS encoding sigma-70 family RNA polymerase sigma factor, which translates to MKEAAEDQLMRALHDDHAAALWSYALRLTGGDRARAEDVVQETLLRAWKHPRVLDQTQGSARAWLFTVARRIAIDDWRSAAHRSEVTTDAPPEVPAPDDTDRALQGWLVAEGLRELSAAHREVLLLCYFQGYSVADTAARLGISPGTVKSRTHYALRALKLALEEKGVTR; encoded by the coding sequence GTGAAGGAGGCCGCGGAAGACCAGTTGATGCGGGCGCTGCACGATGACCACGCGGCCGCACTCTGGTCCTACGCGCTGCGCCTGACCGGGGGCGACCGGGCCCGCGCCGAGGACGTCGTGCAGGAGACGCTGCTGCGGGCGTGGAAGCATCCGCGGGTGCTGGACCAGACGCAGGGGTCGGCACGGGCGTGGTTGTTCACGGTGGCTCGGCGGATCGCCATCGACGACTGGCGGTCGGCCGCGCACCGTTCGGAGGTGACCACGGACGCGCCGCCCGAAGTCCCCGCGCCGGACGACACCGACCGGGCGCTGCAGGGCTGGCTGGTCGCCGAGGGGCTGCGGGAACTGTCGGCGGCGCACCGCGAGGTGCTGCTGTTGTGCTACTTCCAGGGCTACTCGGTCGCGGACACGGCCGCGCGGCTCGGAATCTCGCCCGGGACGGTCAAGTCCCGGACGCACTACGCGTTGCGGGCGCTGAAGCTCGCGCTGGAGGAGAAGGGGGTGACCCGGTGA
- a CDS encoding PTS sugar transporter subunit IIA, with protein sequence MSLPVVSPVPGRVTPMAEVPDPVFAQSMVGPGVAVLPSGGRQDALSPVDGTVVTLHPHAFVVATGAGQGVLVHLGIDTVKQKGEGFTLHVVKGESVRAGQPLISWDPDAVAAAGYSPVVPVVALDVEATALSGLPDGGDIAAGEQLFSWD encoded by the coding sequence GTGAGCCTGCCCGTCGTGAGCCCGGTCCCTGGCCGCGTCACGCCGATGGCGGAGGTGCCGGATCCGGTGTTCGCGCAGTCGATGGTCGGCCCCGGGGTCGCGGTGCTGCCCTCGGGCGGGCGGCAGGACGCGCTCAGCCCGGTCGACGGCACGGTGGTCACGCTGCACCCGCACGCGTTCGTGGTGGCCACCGGAGCCGGCCAGGGGGTGCTGGTGCACCTGGGCATCGACACGGTGAAGCAGAAGGGCGAGGGCTTCACGCTGCACGTCGTGAAGGGCGAGTCGGTGCGGGCCGGGCAGCCGCTGATCAGCTGGGACCCGGACGCGGTCGCCGCCGCCGGGTACTCACCGGTCGTGCCGGTGGTCGCGCTCGACGTGGAGGCCACGGCACTGTCGGGGCTGCCCGACGGCGGCGACATCGCCGCCGGCGAGCAGCTGTTCAGCTGGGATTGA
- a CDS encoding prepilin peptidase: protein MNGGLVAALGAAGMCVGAGTAILLARAGASVPLRATAAGTGLAWSVVTASVTSVSWLPVPLVVTALAVPLVLADLRHRRLPDALTLPAYPLIVAVVPDPWTALAAAAVFGGLHLLVHVIAPRAMGAGDVKLAGALGAALGSVGWFALPVATVVAAFITALLGLTGRWTEGVPHGPGLLTGAAALAILHVPP, encoded by the coding sequence ATGAACGGGGGACTGGTGGCGGCGCTCGGCGCGGCCGGAATGTGTGTCGGTGCCGGGACGGCGATCCTGCTCGCCCGGGCGGGAGCGTCGGTGCCGCTCCGGGCCACTGCCGCGGGCACCGGGCTGGCGTGGTCGGTCGTCACGGCGTCGGTCACTTCGGTGTCGTGGCTGCCGGTGCCGCTGGTGGTGACGGCACTCGCCGTGCCGTTGGTCCTGGCGGATTTGCGTCACCGGCGGCTCCCGGACGCGCTCACCCTGCCCGCGTACCCACTGATCGTCGCGGTCGTGCCGGATCCGTGGACGGCTCTCGCCGCAGCCGCGGTCTTCGGAGGCCTGCACCTGCTCGTACACGTCATCGCACCACGCGCGATGGGTGCCGGGGACGTCAAACTCGCGGGCGCGCTCGGTGCCGCGCTGGGCAGCGTCGGCTGGTTCGCCCTGCCCGTGGCCACGGTCGTGGCGGCGTTCATCACAGCCCTGCTGGGGTTGACCGGCCGCTGGACTGAGGGGGTCCCGCACGGGCCGGGCCTGCTGACCGGTGCCGCAGCGCTCGCGATCCTGCACGTGCCACCCTGA
- the aroB gene encoding 3-dehydroquinate synthase, giving the protein MTDPARIEVRTARPYQVVVGRGLLGELTEAVKGASGVAIIHQPTLTATAEAVRDELTAAGLDTHRVEIPDAEDGKALSVAGFCWEVLGRIGLDRQGVVVGLGGGAVTDLAGFVAATWMRGVRLVNVPSTLLGMVDAAVGGKTGINTDAGKNLVGVFHEPSAVLVDLATLETLPRNELVAGMAEVVKTGFIADPRILELIEADPGAATDPEGEVIGELVRRSIQVKADVVAADLRESDLREILNYGHTLGHAIERRERYRWRHGAAVSVGLVFAAELARLAGRLDDATAERHTRILQMLGLPTQYDPDALPQLIESMRKDKKTRSGVLRFVVLDGLAKPGRLEGPDPALLAAAYSAVAGPRQTDGGSVLL; this is encoded by the coding sequence GTGACCGATCCGGCCCGGATCGAGGTCCGCACCGCCCGGCCGTACCAGGTCGTCGTCGGTCGCGGCCTGCTCGGCGAACTCACCGAGGCGGTCAAGGGCGCCTCCGGCGTGGCGATCATCCACCAGCCCACCCTCACCGCCACCGCCGAAGCCGTCCGCGACGAACTGACCGCCGCCGGCCTCGACACCCACCGCGTCGAGATCCCCGACGCCGAGGACGGCAAAGCCCTGTCGGTCGCCGGGTTCTGCTGGGAAGTGCTCGGCCGCATCGGACTGGACCGCCAGGGCGTGGTCGTCGGACTCGGCGGGGGAGCGGTCACCGACCTCGCCGGCTTCGTCGCCGCCACCTGGATGCGCGGCGTCCGCCTCGTCAACGTGCCCAGCACCCTGCTGGGCATGGTCGACGCCGCCGTCGGCGGCAAGACCGGCATCAACACCGACGCGGGCAAGAACCTCGTCGGCGTCTTCCACGAACCCAGCGCCGTCCTGGTCGACCTCGCGACCCTGGAAACCCTGCCGCGCAACGAACTCGTCGCGGGCATGGCCGAAGTCGTCAAAACCGGGTTCATCGCCGACCCGCGCATCCTCGAACTCATCGAGGCCGACCCCGGGGCGGCGACCGACCCCGAGGGCGAGGTCATCGGCGAACTGGTCCGTCGCTCCATCCAGGTCAAGGCCGACGTCGTGGCCGCCGACCTGCGCGAATCCGACCTGCGCGAGATCCTCAACTACGGCCACACCCTCGGCCACGCCATCGAACGCCGCGAGCGCTACCGCTGGCGCCACGGCGCCGCCGTCAGCGTCGGCCTGGTGTTCGCCGCCGAACTGGCCCGCCTGGCCGGACGGCTCGACGACGCCACCGCCGAACGCCACACCCGCATTCTCCAGATGCTGGGCCTGCCCACCCAGTACGACCCGGACGCGCTGCCGCAGCTGATCGAGTCCATGCGCAAGGACAAGAAAACCCGCTCCGGCGTGCTGCGGTTCGTCGTGCTCGACGGCCTCGCCAAACCGGGCCGTCTGGAAGGCCCCGACCCGGCCCTGCTCGCCGCGGCATACTCGGCGGTGGCCGGGCCGCGCCAGACCGACGGCGGGAGCGTGCTGCTGTGA
- a CDS encoding Rieske (2Fe-2S) protein yields the protein MTAHSPTRRTVLTTGVAAAGTVVLAACGGSDTGSSGSSQNTGAVPAGTTVTALDDVPVGQAKSVTVDGEPAIVARPTETTAACFSAVCPHQGATVAPEGDKIKCPLHGSEFDTLTGALEKGPADSGLSPIAVRVDGSNVVTA from the coding sequence ATGACTGCTCACTCACCCACCCGCCGTACCGTCCTGACGACCGGGGTCGCCGCCGCGGGCACCGTGGTCCTGGCCGCCTGCGGCGGAAGCGACACCGGCAGCTCCGGAAGCAGCCAGAACACCGGCGCGGTACCGGCGGGCACCACGGTGACCGCGCTCGACGACGTCCCGGTCGGCCAGGCCAAGTCGGTCACGGTCGACGGCGAGCCCGCCATCGTCGCGCGCCCGACCGAGACCACCGCGGCCTGCTTCAGCGCGGTGTGCCCGCACCAGGGCGCGACGGTGGCCCCAGAGGGCGACAAGATCAAGTGCCCGCTGCACGGCTCGGAGTTCGACACCCTCACCGGCGCGCTGGAGAAGGGACCGGCCGATTCCGGGCTGTCCCCGATCGCGGTCAGGGTCGACGGCTCGAACGTCGTGACCGCCTGA
- a CDS encoding glucose PTS transporter subunit EIIB has translation MADERPEKILAALGGADNVVEIEGCITRLRCELEDGSLVDEGALKAAGAHGVMKMGSVVQVVVGPEADNIASDIQDLM, from the coding sequence GTGGCGGACGAAAGGCCGGAGAAGATCCTGGCGGCACTGGGCGGCGCGGACAACGTCGTCGAGATCGAAGGCTGCATCACGCGGCTGCGCTGCGAGCTCGAGGACGGCTCGCTGGTGGACGAGGGCGCGCTCAAGGCGGCGGGCGCCCACGGCGTCATGAAGATGGGCTCGGTGGTGCAGGTCGTCGTCGGGCCGGAGGCGGACAACATCGCCAGCGACATCCAGGACCTGATGTGA
- a CDS encoding anti-sigma factor family protein, with product MIERTDDFVTYDAAYVLGALSPEDRAAFEAHLRTCERCSRAVAELAGLPGLLAQVTPDMVEAEPPPDRLLPALLHHVRRARRRRTLTTFGVAVAAAAAVLVAIFVPQAGGGANGTAMTPLGAYPVQATAAVAEVSGGSRVDMSCSYRGASRGAGYLLVAIRMDGSEAELATWNADPDRDARISVGTDVPPEQIQALEIRTTSGEPLLRWQP from the coding sequence GTGATCGAGCGGACCGACGACTTCGTGACCTACGACGCGGCTTACGTGCTGGGCGCCCTCTCGCCCGAGGACCGGGCGGCGTTCGAGGCGCACCTGCGCACGTGCGAGAGGTGCTCGCGGGCGGTGGCGGAGCTGGCCGGTCTGCCGGGCCTGTTGGCGCAGGTGACGCCCGACATGGTCGAGGCCGAGCCGCCCCCGGACCGCTTGCTGCCCGCGCTGCTGCACCACGTCCGCCGGGCCCGGCGCCGTCGCACGCTGACGACCTTCGGGGTCGCGGTGGCCGCCGCGGCGGCCGTGCTGGTGGCGATCTTCGTGCCCCAGGCGGGCGGCGGCGCGAACGGCACCGCGATGACCCCGCTGGGCGCCTACCCGGTCCAGGCGACGGCGGCCGTGGCCGAGGTCTCGGGCGGCAGCAGGGTCGACATGTCCTGCAGCTACCGCGGCGCCTCCCGCGGCGCCGGATACCTCCTGGTGGCGATCCGGATGGACGGCTCGGAGGCCGAACTGGCGACGTGGAACGCCGACCCGGACCGCGACGCGCGTATCTCGGTGGGCACCGACGTGCCGCCGGAGCAGATCCAGGCACTGGAAATCCGGACGACGAGCGGGGAGCCGTTGCTGCGCTGGCAGCCGTGA
- the aroC gene encoding chorismate synthase: MVLRWITAGESHGPALAAVLEGMVAGVEVTTAEVGEQLARRRLGFGRSPRMGFETDHIEFLGGIRHGVTQGGPVAVQIENAEWPKWEKVMAADPVDPAELEGLARNEPLTRPRPGHADLPGMQKYGFAEARPVLERASARETASRTALGTVARAFLRQLLGAEIVSHVVSIGGAVAPDGPLPGPADLAAVDESPVRAFGQEATDAMVAEVDAVRQAGDTVGGVIEVIAYGLPPGLGSHVHWDRRLDARLAGALMGVQAMKGVEVGDGFTTARRWGSQAHDEIDRGTGPAGVTRRSNRAGGLEGGITNGEPVRVRVAMKPISTVPRALSTVDVVTGEPAVAIHQRSDVCAVPRAGVVLESVVALVLADAALEKFGGDSLAESKRNAESYLAALEERWANLPAS, from the coding sequence GTGGTATTGCGCTGGATAACCGCTGGTGAATCGCATGGGCCGGCCCTCGCGGCCGTCCTCGAAGGGATGGTGGCCGGGGTCGAGGTCACCACCGCCGAGGTGGGCGAGCAGCTCGCCCGCAGGCGGCTCGGGTTCGGCCGGAGTCCCCGCATGGGCTTCGAGACCGACCACATCGAGTTCCTCGGCGGCATCCGCCACGGCGTCACGCAGGGCGGTCCGGTCGCGGTGCAGATCGAGAACGCCGAGTGGCCCAAGTGGGAGAAGGTGATGGCCGCCGACCCGGTCGACCCGGCCGAGCTCGAGGGCCTGGCCCGCAACGAGCCGCTCACCCGCCCCCGTCCCGGCCACGCGGACCTGCCGGGCATGCAGAAGTACGGCTTCGCCGAGGCGCGGCCGGTCCTGGAGCGCGCCAGCGCCCGCGAGACCGCCTCGCGCACGGCACTGGGCACCGTCGCCCGCGCGTTCCTGCGCCAGCTGCTGGGCGCGGAGATCGTCAGCCACGTCGTCTCCATTGGCGGGGCCGTCGCGCCGGACGGGCCGTTGCCCGGACCCGCGGACCTCGCGGCCGTCGACGAAAGCCCGGTGCGCGCGTTCGGGCAGGAGGCCACCGACGCGATGGTCGCCGAGGTCGACGCGGTCCGCCAGGCCGGTGACACGGTCGGCGGCGTCATCGAGGTCATCGCCTACGGGCTGCCGCCCGGGCTCGGCTCCCACGTGCACTGGGACCGCCGCCTCGACGCGCGGCTGGCCGGTGCGCTGATGGGCGTCCAGGCGATGAAGGGAGTCGAGGTCGGCGACGGCTTCACCACCGCGCGGCGATGGGGCAGCCAGGCCCACGACGAGATCGACCGCGGCACCGGACCGGCCGGCGTCACCCGCCGCTCCAACCGGGCAGGCGGCCTGGAAGGAGGCATCACCAACGGCGAGCCCGTCCGCGTGCGCGTCGCGATGAAACCGATCTCCACCGTCCCGCGTGCCCTGTCCACTGTGGACGTCGTCACCGGTGAGCCCGCCGTCGCGATCCACCAGCGCTCCGACGTGTGCGCCGTCCCGCGCGCCGGGGTCGTCCTGGAGTCCGTCGTGGCGCTCGTCCTCGCCGACGCGGCGCTCGAGAAGTTCGGCGGTGACTCGCTCGCCGAGAGCAAGCGCAACGCCGAGTCCTACCTCGCGGCACTGGAGGAACGGTGGGCCAACCTCCCTGCATCGTGA
- a CDS encoding GntR family transcriptional regulator: MAGSATTADQVVDGPTPKHAQLREILRRAIERELPPGSPIPSERELAQRYRVSRLTVRSAIGKLVEEGLLTRARGKGTFTATRRMELQIYLMSFTDDMRRRGLEPATELLHCGPEVPPAETAGALGLDPRETAYRLVRRRRADGTPLAVERGWYHPGHLPGLPDLDLTSSLYEQLAQRYDLRLDHARQTVWSEAADRETARLLGIRSGDPLLVFRRVSSASGVPVEDMTSWYRGDRYEVSMQLDRTVPAEHGGNP; encoded by the coding sequence ATGGCCGGCAGCGCGACCACCGCTGACCAGGTGGTGGACGGGCCGACCCCGAAACACGCCCAGCTGCGGGAGATCCTGCGCCGCGCGATCGAGCGTGAGCTGCCCCCCGGCTCGCCGATCCCGTCGGAACGCGAGCTGGCGCAACGCTACCGGGTGTCCCGGCTGACGGTCCGCTCCGCGATCGGCAAGCTGGTCGAGGAAGGGCTGCTCACCCGCGCCCGCGGCAAGGGCACCTTCACCGCGACCCGGCGGATGGAACTGCAGATCTACCTCATGTCGTTCACCGACGACATGCGCCGCCGCGGTCTGGAACCCGCCACCGAGCTGCTGCACTGCGGCCCCGAGGTGCCGCCCGCGGAAACCGCCGGCGCGCTCGGGCTGGACCCGCGCGAAACGGCGTACCGGCTGGTGCGCCGCCGCCGCGCGGACGGGACACCGCTCGCCGTCGAGCGCGGCTGGTACCACCCCGGTCACCTGCCCGGACTGCCCGATCTGGATCTGACCTCTTCGCTGTACGAGCAGCTCGCACAGCGCTACGACCTCCGCTTGGACCACGCCCGCCAGACGGTGTGGTCCGAAGCGGCGGACCGGGAGACCGCGCGGCTGCTCGGCATCCGCAGCGGCGACCCGCTCCTGGTCTTCCGCCGCGTCTCCAGCGCATCCGGAGTCCCGGTGGAGGACATGACCTCGTGGTACCGGGGCGACCGGTACGAGGTGTCCATGCAACTGGATCGCACAGTCCCCGCCGAACACGGAGGTAACCCGTGA
- a CDS encoding shikimate kinase, with protein MIAGPPGSGKSTVGPLLAEHLGVPFRDSDDDIVARAGRVIADIFAEDGEPAFRALEEEVIAEALAEHHGVLSVGGGAVLTEGTQKRLDGHPVVFLNVGFAAGVHRVGLSTARPLLAGVNPRATYRALLEARLPVYRSIATIEVTTDHRAPAEIVEAIARELALEETQ; from the coding sequence GTGATCGCCGGGCCACCCGGATCCGGCAAGAGCACGGTCGGGCCGCTGCTCGCCGAACACCTGGGCGTGCCGTTCCGCGACAGCGACGACGACATCGTCGCCCGCGCCGGACGCGTCATCGCCGACATCTTCGCCGAGGACGGCGAGCCCGCCTTCCGCGCGCTCGAAGAAGAAGTCATCGCCGAGGCGCTGGCCGAACACCACGGCGTGCTTTCCGTCGGCGGCGGCGCGGTCCTCACCGAGGGCACCCAGAAGCGCCTCGACGGCCACCCGGTCGTCTTCCTCAACGTCGGCTTCGCCGCTGGCGTCCACCGCGTCGGCCTGTCGACCGCGCGCCCGCTGCTCGCCGGAGTCAACCCGCGCGCCACCTACCGTGCGCTGCTCGAAGCACGGCTCCCGGTGTACCGGTCGATCGCCACCATCGAGGTCACCACCGACCACCGTGCCCCGGCCGAGATCGTCGAAGCCATCGCCCGCGAACTAGCACTGGAGGAAACGCAGTGA